CGGACTTCCCAGCCAAGATCGCGATCGACGGAATAGCGCCGCAGCCGGTGAATCAGCTCGTAGTCTTCGACGAGGCACTGCGCGTCGAATCCGCCGACAGCGACAAGCGCCTCGCGTTGAAACGACGCAAACGCGCCCGACACCAGCAGCAGGCTGTCGGCCCGCATCCACGCAAAACGCGCGATGAAGTTGCGCATGTACTCGTAGGTCTGGAACCACTCGAACACGCGCCCGCTCGCCGTGCGGTCGCAGACGGGCACGAGGATGCCGGTGGCCGCGACCAGCTTCGGCGACTGCGCGAAAGCCGCGCGCATCGCGAAGGTCGCGTCATCGGCGAGCAGCGTGTCGGCGTCGACGGTCATCACGACGTCGGTGGTCATCAATTCGATTGCGGCGTTCAGCGCGAGCGCCTTTCCGCCGTGCGGCACGCGCAGCCAGTACAGATGCGGGTAATGGCTGCTAGGCGCGCTCAGTTCCCCCAGCGAAGGCTCGACGAGGCCGAAGCGGCGGATCAGCAGATCGCGTGTGCCGTCGCTGGAACCGTCGTCGGCGATCACGATCTGCGCCGGGCCTTGCGTCTGACGCAGCAGCGCAGCCAGCGTCACGGGCAGCACGCTCGCCTCGTTGTGCGCGGCGACGATCACGCCCATCGACGGCAGCTTTGCGGCCCTGCCGGAATGGTGCGCGGGCAACGAGCGGCGAATCAACGGCACCGTCTTCACGGTCACGAACGCGAGCAGCAGCGTGTCGTACAGCACGTAAGCAATGCCCGTCGACCACGCGAGCGCGCCATGCAGAAAGAACGCGCGCGCGAACAGCAGCAGCCACAGCGCGCTCACGCTGCCATGAATGAGCGCGCTCTGCCAGGTTCCCTTGCGCGGGTTGATGCGCGGCGATGCCGCGGCGAGCGCTTCGCACAGCGACGGCTTCGGTTGCGCACGGGCGCCAAGCAGCGTCACGTCGCCCAAGGCGGGGTTTGTCAGCGTGGCATCTTCGATCACGTCGATATCCATCACGGCACCATCCGCTTGACGACGGAATGACGGTCGAGCAGCTCGTGCTTCAGCGCGCCGCCGATATGCATCGCGAGCAGCGCATACAGCGCATAGCCGAGATACGTGTGCAACATGCCGAAGCGGTCGTGCAGCGGCTCTTTCACGGCGGGATCGAGATTCATGATGAGGCCGATGCGTGGAAACGGAACCACGCCGAACAGATGCATCGGATGTGTTGCGGCCGCTTTCCATGCGGAGTCGTGCATCCAGCCCGACAACGGCAGAGCGATCATCACGCAGTACAGCAGAAAATGCGCGACATGCGCGGCCATGCGCTCCCACGACGGAAAACTCGCGCGGCAACGGCGGCGGCCGGTGGGACGCGCGCCACAGCACGCGCAACAGCGCGAGGCCGAGCACCGTGATGCCGATCGACTTGTGCGTGTCGATGACGGGACGCACCCAGTCGTCCGGCAGTGAATCGGCGGAAAGACCGAGAACCACATTCGCGATGATGAGCACGGCGATCAGCCAGTGCAGGATCATCGCCGTGCGCGTGTAGCGGGACGCATCGGCCGGTGTGGAAAGCGCCTCGATGCCGTCGCGCGTGGCCGTGCGGGAAGTAGTCGATGTGTTCATGAGCCGTTGTAGTTGGTAATCGGTAGGGACGGCGAAAGCGACGTGCAAGCCGGCGGGTGTGTCATCGTACAAGAGGCGCACCGCCAATCGTCTTATCAACAGAACGACCGACCCGGCCGCTTTATTCCTTCAATGCGAGCGTCAATTGCAGCCAGTAGCGGCGGCGATCGAACGGCCGCGCATCAAACCACGTTTTCGAGCTGGCCCGCCGCGTCCGGGACCGTCGACGGCGCCTTGCCTTGCCGAGCCGAGCCGAGCCGCGGCGCGCGACAAGCTGCCACTTTCGCGTATCGCTTCAAGCGGGGCAAGCTCCTCGTCGGTCAACATGTTCGAACCCGCAGAATGAGATGGACGGAAAAATCGTACAGCAACGCGGACGGGGGTCCATCATAGGGTCTTGCGCCGATGCTTCGCCGCACGGCTAATATCGCGGCGGCGGGCGCTTTGCGCGCCGGGGAAAGAATACAAGGAGCACCAACATGGGATTGTTAGTCGACGGTCAATGGCAGGACAAGTGGTACGACACGGCATCGACGGGCGGCCGCTTCGTGCGCACGGACGCCGTCTTTCGCAACTGGGTGACGCCCGACGGCGACGCAGGTCCGAGCGGCCGCGACGGCTTCGAAGCGGAAGCAGGACGCTACCATCTGTATGTGAGCCTCGCTTGTCCGTGGGCCCACCGCACGCTTATCATGCGCGCGTTGAAGGGGCTGGAGGACATGATCAGCGTATCGGTCGTGCACTGGCTGATGCTCGGCGACGGCTGGACTTTCGCCGACGGCCAGGGCGTCGTGCCCGACGCGCTCAATCACGCGAGGTACCTGCGCGATATCTATGTCGCGGCAGACCCGCACTATAGTGGACGCGTGACGGTGCCGATTCTGTGGGACAAGCATCAGCGGACAATCGTCAGCAACGAGTCTTCGGAAATCATCCGCATGCTGAACTCGGCGTTCGACGAGATGGGCGCCGAGCCCGGCGACTTCTATCCGCCCCCGCTGCGCGCCGAGATCGACGCGATCAACGCGCGTGTCTACGACACCGTCAACAACGGCGTCTACAAGTCGGGATTCGCGACCACGCAGGCCGCGTACGACGAGGCCGTCATGCCGTTGTTCAGCACGCTCGACTGGCTCGAGCAGAAACTGTCGACGCAGCGTTTCCTGACGGGCAACCGGCTGACGGAAGCCGACGTCCGCCTGTTCACCACGCTGATCCGTTTCGATGCCGTGTACTTCGGGCACTTCAAGTGCAATTTACGGCGTATCGCGGACTATCCGAATCTGTCCGCTTACACGCGCGATATTTTCCAGCATCGCGGCGTGGCGGCGACGGTAAATTTCGAGCACATCAAGCGGCATTACTACGAGAGCCATCGATCGGTGAATCCGACGGGTATCGTGCCGCGCGGGCCGGTGCAGGATTTCAACGCGCCGCACGATCGGGCGCGTTTCGAGTGAAGCGCGCGCGATTGCCATCGTCGATTGTGCAGTGCGCGTTGCGCTAGACTGTCCGCGGACAGTATTCGGACCGCACGGAGATTCATATGCTACGCAAGACACGCACCGCATCCCAGCTTCAGGAAGAGGTGAGCCGGCGCATTCATCGCGCACCGGAAGTGGTGGAGGATGGCGTAAAGATTCGCGTACCGCGTCCGCAATGGCAGGAACCGGACGCAAGCGGCTGCAACTGGACGATGCAGCATTTCGGCAATGCGATCGGCTTCGATCGCGTCGTCAATGATGCGCTCAAGGCCGTGCAGAAGGAATACAACCTGTCGGAAGAGACGAAGGATCTCAACAGCCTGTTCGGCGACTTCCCGAAGAGTTGACGCCACCGCTCACACAGTGGCCGTGAACGCCTCTTCGATCTGCGCGGCATCCGTCGGCCGCACGACGCGCGCCACTTCCACACCGTCGCGCATGAAGATCAGCGTCGGCCAGAGCTTGACCTTGAACGAGCGCCCGAGCGGCCGGCCCGGACCGTCTTCGATCTTCAGATGACGCGTGCCTGAATGCTGGCTGAACGCGTTGCCGATCACGGGCTGCGCGGCTTGACAGTAGCCGCACCAGTCGGTGCCGAATTCGACGACGGTCACGCCCGTCATGGCGTCGACATCCGCGCGGCTCGGCGCGGTCTTCGAGTATTGGTTCGCGGTAGTCATATCTCTCCATGCGCCAGGCTGCACGACTGTTGCGACAGCTTGCGCGATGTTGCCCGTAATCGAAGAAACGCGCCGGCGGGCCTGCTTTTCAAGCGTTGCGTTGACGGCGCGCGCGGACGGCTTGCGCCAGCGTCTCAAGCACGGGCTCCGTTTGCGCCCAGCCGATGCACGCGTCGGTGATCGATACACCGTGAGCAAGCGGCACGCCCGGCTTCAGATCCTGACGGCCCGCTTCAAGATGGCTCTCGATCATTACGCCGACGATCCGCTTGTCGCCGCCCGACAACTGGTTGGCCAGATCTTGTGCGACTTCGATCTGCCGCTCATGCGACTTGTTCGAGTTCGCGTGCGAGCAGTCCACCATCACCTGTTCGCGCAAGCCGACCTTGCGCAGCGCGGTGCACGCTTCCTCGACGCCCGCCGCGTCGTAGTTCGGCCCTTTCTTGCCGCCGCGCAGGATGACGTGCGCGTCGTCGTTGCCGCGCGTCTCGAAGATGGCGGCCATGCCCATCTTGGTCATGCCCATGAAAGCGTGGCTCGCCGCTGCCGCGACGATTGCGTCGGCGGCGATCTGCACGCCTCCGTCCGTGCCGTTCTTGAAGCCGATCGGACACGACAGGCCCGACGCGAGCTGCCGGTGACTCTGGCTTTCCGTCGTGCGTGCGCCGATCGCGCCCCACGCGATCAGGTCCGCGATGTATTGCGGGCTCAGCAGATCGAGAAACTCGGTGCCCGTCGGCAGGCCGAGGCCGCTGATCTCCAGCAGCAGTTCACGCGCGCGGCGCAGCCCTTCGTTGATGCGGAAGCTGCCGTCCAGACGCGGATCGTTGATATAGCCTTTCCAGCCGACTGTCGTACGCGGCTTCTCGAAGTACACGCGCATCACGATCATCAGGTCATCGCGCAATGCTTCGGCGGCGGTTCTCAGCTTGTGCGCGTACTCCATTGCCTGATCGTGATCGTGAATCGAACACGGACCAACGACGACGACCAGCCGGTCGTCGCGATCGTGCAGGATGTCGGCGATTTCGACGCGGCTCTTCTCGACGAGCGTCTGGACGTCCGGCGGGCACGGCAGTTCGTCGAGCAGCAGCGCAGGTGAGATCAGCGGACGCACCGCGCCGATGCGCGTATCGTCGATGCGCGTGGTGTCCTGGGTGGAATCGGCGACGCCGGCTTCCTGGTCGCGTGCGGGGTTGTCGATGCGGCTCACGGTATTCTCCAGCTCTGCATTATTTGGGGCGATGCCGATTATCTCACTCGCGGCCCGGCAGACGCAGCCGGCGCGTGGGGACGTCTGACTTGCCGCTCATCTGCCCCGCAAACCTCACAGCGCGTCGTAGCGTGCCTTGATCTGCTCGAACAGCTTCCAGAACGATGCAGGTGCGCGGTCGTTGAGCCGCTCGCGCAGCACGTCGAGATGGCTGTGCCAGCCCGGACCGACGTCGAGCTGCTCGTCGCGCCCGGACAGGTTGCGATGCGTGAGCACGAGCTTCACCTGATCGCCCGCTTCCGACAATTCGAACGTCACTTCCGACAGTGTGTCCTGAATGCTGCCCCACGTGAAAGCGAGCACGTGCGGAGGCTCGAGGCGCAACAGCCGATGCAGCGATTCGTGTCCGCCCGCGTACTGCCGATACGGCTCGGGCGGAACTGCGGGCGTCGCCGACAGCTTCGAATGATCGAAGTGCATGATGAAGTCGCCGCCGGGCTGCGGCGGCATCGCGCCGGACGCGAGCCACTCGCTGCGCTTGTCGGATTCGATCAGAAAAGCCCACACGCGCTCGATTGGGCCGGGCAGCAGACGTTCGAAGCGCACGGCCTGCGTGCCGTCGAAAACACCCAGCGGTTCATTCAGATTCATCCTGTTTCTCCCAGTTGGTTGTCTCGCGTCAGAGACCGGATCGCCGCGCCGAGTTCCGCGACCAGCCGGTCCGCCCTGTCGGGACGCACGCCCGCATAGCCGAGCATGAAGCCGTTGAAGCGGCTGGCATCCTCGCCGCGATGGCAATAGGTGCTCAACGGCGAAACCGAAATGCCTCGCTCGCGCAGCGCGATGCTCACGTCGCGGTCCTGCAGTGGCGCATCGAGCCGCATCGTCAGATGCATGCCGCTGCCGTCGGATGACACGGTGACGAGATCGCGCATGTGCGTGTGGATCGCGCCGACCACCGCTTCGCGGCGCTGCTGGTAGATGCGGCGCATGCGCCGCAAATGGCGCGCGTACTTGCCGCTTTCGATGAAATCGGCCAGCGCAACCTGATCCGCGACGCGCCCTTGCCGCGACATCTCGCCGATCACGCCGCCGATGTCCGACGCAAGACTCGCAGGAACGATCATGAAGCCGATACGCAGCGCGGGAAACATCGTCTTGCTGAAGGTGCCGAGATAGACGACGGGCGCGGCGTCGCGCAGACCTTGCACCGACGGCAGCGGCGGACCGCTGTGGCGCAGTTCGCTGTCGTAGTCGTCTTCGATGATCCACGCGCCGCGCTCGACGACGTTGTCGATGATCGACCAGCGCCGCTCCAGACTCAGTACGCTGCCAAGCGGATATTGATGCGACGGCGTGATGTAGACGAGGCGCGGCGGCGTGCGCTGCCAGTGGTCCTCTGTAGGCGCGATCCCGGCGGAATCGACGGGAATTGGCACGATGTTCAGGCCCGCCGACTGGAACGCGATTCTCGCGCCGTGATAACCGGGGTTTTCGAGCCACACGGTGTCGCCGGGATCGGCGAGCATGCGCGCGCATAGGTCGAGACTCGTATGCGTGCCCGATGTGATGAACACCTGGTCCGCCGTGCAGCGCACGCCGCGCGACACGCGCACGTACCCGGCCACCGCTCGCCTGAGCGACGGATGCCCCGCGTGATAACCGTAGCCGAGATCGCGTGCATCGACGGAGCGCCATGCGCGTTCCATCGACGCACGCCATTGCGCAACGGGGAATTCGTCGAGCGCGGGGACCCCTGCCTGAAACGGCGACTGCGTGCCGCGCGCGCCGCGGTCGTGCGGCAAGCCGGCGACGCGCCGCGACAGGCGGCTGACGGGCGGAGCGTTGGCGGTTTGTGCATTCGCCGCAGGCAACGTCACGCAACTGACGATCGAACCATGACGGCTGGCCGCGATGAACCCTTCTTCCGCGAGCCGTTCGTACGCGTACAGCACCGAATTGCGCGCAATGCCCAGTTGCTCGGCGAGCGCCCGCGTCGGCACGAGCTGGCTGCCGTGACGAATGTCGCCGTTCAGAATGGCATGACGCAGGCTTTCGTAAAGCAGCGTTTGCTGCGTGAGCTTGCGGCTTTGCGCCTGGCTCGCGAAGCTCGACATCAGCAGCCCGTAGTCCAATTGCGTGGCTCCATATTTTGCTTTCGGGGTGGAGCTAACAATGGTGCCACAGAAACCCTATGCTTCGGCGATACCTGTCGACATAAGCGAGGAGCGCAAGCCGTGACCCATGCCGTGACGCAAGCCGTGAAGATCCGCCCCGCCGTTCCCGCCGATTACGAAGCATGGCTGCCGCTATGGGACGGCTACAACCGCTTTTATGGCCGCTTCGACGATACGGCGCTGCCGCGCGAAATCACGCAGCTTACATGGGCGCGCTTTTTCGACGGACTCGAGCCGATGCACGCGATGGTGGCCGAACGTGCGGACGGCGCGCTGGTCGGCCTCGTGCATTACCTGTATCACCGCAGCACGTTGATGGCGGGCCCGACGTGCTATCTGCATGATTTGTTCACGCTCGACTCGGAACGCGGCAAAGGCGTGGGCCGCGCGTTGATCGAAGCCGTCTATGCGGCGGCGAAGGCCGGGCGTGCCGAACGCGTGTACTGGCTCACGCACGAAACCAATAGCACGGCCATGCAGCTTTACGACCAGCTCGCGGACCTGTCGGGCTTCGTCGTGTATCGCAAGCCGCTTTAAGCGAGGTCTTTGACGAGCGACTGGCGCACGTCGTCGGGAATCGCCTGCACGTCGACGGGATAGTTCGGATGATCGCAGCCGATCATCAGCGCCGCGCCGTCCCGCAGGCGCGCTTTCATAGCCGGCGTCAGTTCGAAGCGCACGAAATGCACCGCCGATGTTTTTTCGTTGTTCTCGCGTTCCAGGTCTTCGTCGGCAATCGCATACGAAGGCTCTTCGCCGTCCACCTTCACGAACACGCTGTCTTCGACGCCGATCAGGCGCGCCAGCGCGGCGCGCCGCTCCACTTCGTTCTCGTACTCGATCTGCATCGTCGCCTTGAGGTTGCTGCCGTCGGGCACGAGCGGCAGATAGGCTTCGAGTTCGCCCTGAATGCCTTCTTCGTCGAAGATCTTTTCGATGTGCAGCATCTCCTGGATCTGATAGCGGATCGTCAGCTCGTCTTCGAACAGGAACGTCAGATGATTGCCGAGCCTGACGATGCGGCGCTTCTTGTGCTCGATGATCTGCTCGCGCATGGTCTTGCGCGCCTTCGCATAGTTTTCCAGCGACAACAGGGAGTTCCTCGCGATGCTCATTCTTGTCCTCGCAGAAGAGTGAAGATCAAAGGCCGTATGCCTTGCGCAACAATGTGAGCGGATGGGCTAGCTGTGTTTTCGGCAAGCTGTTTGCGTCGAAACCCTGTTCGATATGATGACCGGCAAGCTGGCAATCCGAAGAGATGTAGTCGGGCTGCGGCTGCGCCATCGCCTTGAAGACGGGCGTGCCGATCTTCATCGCCATCGCGTGAAATTCCTTCTTCACGCCGAACGTGCCTGCATGTCCCGAACAGCGCTCGACCACTGTCACCTGCGTATCGGGCACCAGCGCAAAGGTTTCTGACGTCTTGCGTCCGATGTTCTGCACGCGCGCATGACACGGAACGTGATACGACACCTTGCCAAGCGGGGTGTTGAAGTCGGTCTTCAGCAGGCCATCTCGATGGCGCGACACGAAATACTCGAACGGATCCCAGAATGCTTCGCTGACGGCGCGCACGTCGGCGTCGTCGGGAAACATCAGCGGCAGTTCGTGCTTGTACATCAGCACGCAACTCGGAATCGCACCGATGATCGCGTAGCCGTCACGCGCGTACCGCGCGAGCACAGGCATGTTCTTCTCTTTCTTCGCCGCGACGCCCTCCAGGTTGCCTTGTTCCAGCAACGGCATGCCGCAGCACGCCTCGCTCGCGACGAGTTCGTACGGGATGTCGTTGTGTGCGAGCACGGCGAGCAGATCGTGTCCGATGCCCGGCTCGTTGAAATTCACGTAGCAGGTCGCATAGATCGCGACCTTGCCGGGCGTGCGCTCGCCGTCCTTCGTCTGCACTTGCGGCGACTTCTTCGCGGCGCTGCGAAACTTGCGTGCAGCGAAGTCGGGGAGCCACGCGTCCTTGTCGACGCCGAGCGCCTTTTCCATCAGCTCGCGCGCCGCGCCCGTGTGATTCACCGCGTTGACCGTCTGAGTGACGATGGGAATGCCGGCAAATGTGCCGAGCGCGTCGGTGTTCGACAGAAATTTGTCGCGCAGCCCGACTTCGCCGCGTTTGTACGCGGCAGCCTTCGCGCGCAGCATCAGATGCGGAAAGTCGACGTTCCATTGGTGCGGCGGCACGTACGGACATTTGGTCATGTAGCACAGGTCGCACAGATAGCATTGATCGACCACGGCGCCGAATTTCGCCTTGTCGACATCGTGCGCCTCCCCGGTATCCGTTTCATCGACCAGATCGAACAGCGTCGGGAAAGCGCCGCATAGCGACACACAGCGCCTGCACCCGGCGCAGATGTCGAATACGCGCGTCAACTCCTGATCGATCGCTTCCGGATCGTAGAAAGCGTCCGATTTCCAGTCGAGAGCATGACGGGTCGGCGCCTCGAGACTGCCTTCCTTGTGAGGCATGGCGTGAGTCTCCTGTGTCGACGCGCAGCGCTTGAGCGCCTTGATCGCGTCGCATGCAACGTCGTTGTGGGGTTGCTATCCGTGCGTCCGTTCTTCGTACGTCGATAAAGCGCGCGCTACAGTACGCGCGAGTTCGCGATCGTCTCGCTTCGACTCGCGTTCGGTACCGCGACAGATGCGCCGGCTGCCCAGCCGGCGCCTGGACTCAATCGACCAGTGATTCCAGTGCCTTCGTATAGCGATTTGCGTGGCTGCGTTCCGCCTTTGCCAGCGTTTCGAACCAGTTCGCGATTTCGTCAAATCCCTCGTCGCGCGCTGTCTTGGCCATGCCGGGATACATATCGGTATATTCGTGCGTTTCACCCGCGATAGCCGCTTGCAGGTTCTGACGCGATGAACCGAACGGCAAACCCGTTGCCGGATCGCCCACGACTTCCAGATATTCGAGGTGGCCATGAGCGTGGCCCGTTTCACCTTCAGCCGTCGAGCGGAATAGCGCTGCGACATCGTTCTGTCCCTCGACATCGGCCTTTGCCGCGAAATACAGATAGCGCCGATTAGCCTGCGATTCGCCCGCAAATGCGGCCTTCAGATTCTCCTCCGTCTTCGAACCCTTGAGTTGCGACATCTGAGCCTCCAGTCAAAGCCTGTATGTGGGAGCGCGCGTTTCTCACGGGCGACCACCGGCCAGACGCGCGCACCTGAGCCGTGCCTTAAATCTAGGAGGTCAGCGATGCGTTCCCAATTGGGTTTTTCAATCCAGCCGATAGCCGTCGGCCTTTTGGGTTTGCATAACGTTCGGCCCGACGTAGACTGAGGAGGCACACATACTCAATTTCATCGGGGGAATTCTGCATGCGGCTGACGATACTGATCAACGGTTCAGACCCCACCGTCAATCACGACTATGCCGTGCTCTGGCTCGATACGGATGAAGGTCGCTGGTCGAGGGAAGCACACGATGGGATCGACCTGCCCCCCTGGGGCGAACTTCATGACGAGGGCGGCGTCACCAAACTCTGCGCGCCGAGCGCGGACGCACCGTTATGTACATTGACCGGCCTGCACGTCGACGGGCGGCAGCGGGTCAGCTCGGTACAAGGCAGCGCGGCGTGGTCATCGGACCGCACGCACGCGCGGATGAGCGGCTACTGGCGCCTGCAGGCCGTCGACCGCCTGCCCGTTCACGCCGAACACAGCGTGTTCGGTCGATAGACCGATTGCGCATTGTCAGGCCCGCCTCGCACCTCCCTCTCGCCGGCGCGGGCCATCGCTTCGCCGCAGCTGCGCTCCACGCCGGCTGCGCGCTCCTGCATAAAACGCCATGCGCGCTGCAATGCGGCATGACGCTTTTCCAAACCGTCATGCGATGACGCGTAACGTGATGTAAGCCCTTGCATCGTGCATAGGTCGCACGGCTATACTTGCGGCCCCCTCATTCCCTTTTCCTACTTATGAAGAAGTGGTTAGTCAGCCTGCTCATGGTGGCCGCGAGTCACGCATGGGCGGCAACGTCGTGCACGGATTTCGCGCCCAACGCCCAATGGCCCGTGCTGACGAACGCGAAGATGACGCCGAAGTCGCGCCTGCTTTGCTACTCGGACTTCGCCGTTCTGCATTCGGGCATCACGCACGGCCCGTTATGGTCCGCCGAGCATCTGACGCGCGACCATATCGAAGCCGCGAAAGACATGACGCGCACCAACAAGTTCTTCGAAGATGCGCGTCTGCCGGAAGGCGAAGGCGCGACGCTTGCAGACTACAAGCGCAGTGGCTTCGATCGCGGTCACATGAGCCCGGCCGGCAACCGCTGGAATCCGGAAGCAATGGCACAATCGTTCTCGCTCGCGAACGTCGTGCCGCAGAACCGCGAGAACAACCAGCACTTGTGGTCGCGCCTCGAAACGGCCGTCCGCCGGCTCGCCGTGAAATACGACGACACGTATGTCGTCACCGGCCCGATGTTCATCGGCTCGCAGCTGCAGACCATCGGACCGACACGCGTGTTCGTGCCGACGCAGCTGTTCAAGGTCGTCTACGTGCCGTCGAAGCAGCTTGCGTTCGCGATCGTTGCGGACAACGTCGCCACCAATAGCTACGAGGTGAAATCGGTGCATGAACTCGAAGCGATGAGCGGCATCCGCTTTCCGGGCATTCCGGAAGGGTTGAAGGACCAGCGTCCGGGAGGGCTGAAAGGTGTTTAAAGCGTATTCGAACGAGGACGACGTGCTCAACATCCAGGGCGACGCGCTGACGGTGTCGAACGGCACCACGCGCATCGTGCTGAACGGCATGCTGGAGATCACAAAGGACAAGCGCGGTCTGAAAGCGGCGCTCGCGCTGA
This Paraburkholderia phymatum STM815 DNA region includes the following protein-coding sequences:
- a CDS encoding thioredoxin family protein; this encodes MTTANQYSKTAPSRADVDAMTGVTVVEFGTDWCGYCQAAQPVIGNAFSQHSGTRHLKIEDGPGRPLGRSFKVKLWPTLIFMRDGVEVARVVRPTDAAQIEEAFTATV
- a CDS encoding rubrerythrin family protein, producing MSQLKGSKTEENLKAAFAGESQANRRYLYFAAKADVEGQNDVAALFRSTAEGETGHAHGHLEYLEVVGDPATGLPFGSSRQNLQAAIAGETHEYTDMYPGMAKTARDEGFDEIANWFETLAKAERSHANRYTKALESLVD
- a CDS encoding SRPBCC family protein, with amino-acid sequence MNLNEPLGVFDGTQAVRFERLLPGPIERVWAFLIESDKRSEWLASGAMPPQPGGDFIMHFDHSKLSATPAVPPEPYRQYAGGHESLHRLLRLEPPHVLAFTWGSIQDTLSEVTFELSEAGDQVKLVLTHRNLSGRDEQLDVGPGWHSHLDVLRERLNDRAPASFWKLFEQIKARYDAL
- a CDS encoding heterodisulfide reductase-related iron-sulfur binding cluster; amino-acid sequence: MPHKEGSLEAPTRHALDWKSDAFYDPEAIDQELTRVFDICAGCRRCVSLCGAFPTLFDLVDETDTGEAHDVDKAKFGAVVDQCYLCDLCYMTKCPYVPPHQWNVDFPHLMLRAKAAAYKRGEVGLRDKFLSNTDALGTFAGIPIVTQTVNAVNHTGAARELMEKALGVDKDAWLPDFAARKFRSAAKKSPQVQTKDGERTPGKVAIYATCYVNFNEPGIGHDLLAVLAHNDIPYELVASEACCGMPLLEQGNLEGVAAKKEKNMPVLARYARDGYAIIGAIPSCVLMYKHELPLMFPDDADVRAVSEAFWDPFEYFVSRHRDGLLKTDFNTPLGKVSYHVPCHARVQNIGRKTSETFALVPDTQVTVVERCSGHAGTFGVKKEFHAMAMKIGTPVFKAMAQPQPDYISSDCQLAGHHIEQGFDANSLPKTQLAHPLTLLRKAYGL
- the pdxR gene encoding MocR-like pyridoxine biosynthesis transcription factor PdxR; this translates as MDYGLLMSSFASQAQSRKLTQQTLLYESLRHAILNGDIRHGSQLVPTRALAEQLGIARNSVLYAYERLAEEGFIAASRHGSIVSCVTLPAANAQTANAPPVSRLSRRVAGLPHDRGARGTQSPFQAGVPALDEFPVAQWRASMERAWRSVDARDLGYGYHAGHPSLRRAVAGYVRVSRGVRCTADQVFITSGTHTSLDLCARMLADPGDTVWLENPGYHGARIAFQSAGLNIVPIPVDSAGIAPTEDHWQRTPPRLVYITPSHQYPLGSVLSLERRWSIIDNVVERGAWIIEDDYDSELRHSGPPLPSVQGLRDAAPVVYLGTFSKTMFPALRIGFMIVPASLASDIGGVIGEMSRQGRVADQVALADFIESGKYARHLRRMRRIYQQRREAVVGAIHTHMRDLVTVSSDGSGMHLTMRLDAPLQDRDVSIALRERGISVSPLSTYCHRGEDASRFNGFMLGYAGVRPDRADRLVAELGAAIRSLTRDNQLGETG
- a CDS encoding DUF3564 domain-containing protein; the protein is MRLTILINGSDPTVNHDYAVLWLDTDEGRWSREAHDGIDLPPWGELHDEGGVTKLCAPSADAPLCTLTGLHVDGRQRVSSVQGSAAWSSDRTHARMSGYWRLQAVDRLPVHAEHSVFGR
- a CDS encoding 3-deoxy-7-phosphoheptulonate synthase; this translates as MSRIDNPARDQEAGVADSTQDTTRIDDTRIGAVRPLISPALLLDELPCPPDVQTLVEKSRVEIADILHDRDDRLVVVVGPCSIHDHDQAMEYAHKLRTAAEALRDDLMIVMRVYFEKPRTTVGWKGYINDPRLDGSFRINEGLRRARELLLEISGLGLPTGTEFLDLLSPQYIADLIAWGAIGARTTESQSHRQLASGLSCPIGFKNGTDGGVQIAADAIVAAAASHAFMGMTKMGMAAIFETRGNDDAHVILRGGKKGPNYDAAGVEEACTALRKVGLREQVMVDCSHANSNKSHERQIEVAQDLANQLSGGDKRIVGVMIESHLEAGRQDLKPGVPLAHGVSITDACIGWAQTEPVLETLAQAVRARRQRNA
- a CDS encoding GNAT family N-acetyltransferase, whose translation is MTQAVKIRPAVPADYEAWLPLWDGYNRFYGRFDDTALPREITQLTWARFFDGLEPMHAMVAERADGALVGLVHYLYHRSTLMAGPTCYLHDLFTLDSERGKGVGRALIEAVYAAAKAGRAERVYWLTHETNSTAMQLYDQLADLSGFVVYRKPL
- a CDS encoding glycosyltransferase family 2 protein — its product is MDIDVIEDATLTNPALGDVTLLGARAQPKPSLCEALAAASPRINPRKGTWQSALIHGSVSALWLLLFARAFFLHGALAWSTGIAYVLYDTLLLAFVTVKTVPLIRRSLPAHHSGRAAKLPSMGVIVAAHNEASVLPVTLAALLRQTQGPAQIVIADDGSSDGTRDLLIRRFGLVEPSLGELSAPSSHYPHLYWLRVPHGGKALALNAAIELMTTDVVMTVDADTLLADDATFAMRAAFAQSPKLVAATGILVPVCDRTASGRVFEWFQTYEYMRNFIARFAWMRADSLLLVSGAFASFQREALVAVGGFDAQCLVEDYELIHRLRRYSVDRDLGWEVRVIGDAHAQTEAPATLGAFLRQRRRWFAGFLQTQYWNRDMTGNARYGTLGRLMLPVKAFDTMQPVYGLTAFALLLGFVLGGHGAIVVSIFSVIGLKTAIDLAFYVWSVHLYRRWTGLTRGTSLSMAVAAAIAEPFTFQLLRHTGAALGWLQFLRGGKTWGRQHRSGLVGATRATR
- a CDS encoding glutathione S-transferase family protein; protein product: MGLLVDGQWQDKWYDTASTGGRFVRTDAVFRNWVTPDGDAGPSGRDGFEAEAGRYHLYVSLACPWAHRTLIMRALKGLEDMISVSVVHWLMLGDGWTFADGQGVVPDALNHARYLRDIYVAADPHYSGRVTVPILWDKHQRTIVSNESSEIIRMLNSAFDEMGAEPGDFYPPPLRAEIDAINARVYDTVNNGVYKSGFATTQAAYDEAVMPLFSTLDWLEQKLSTQRFLTGNRLTEADVRLFTTLIRFDAVYFGHFKCNLRRIADYPNLSAYTRDIFQHRGVAATVNFEHIKRHYYESHRSVNPTGIVPRGPVQDFNAPHDRARFE
- a CDS encoding DUF3501 family protein; translated protein: MSIARNSLLSLENYAKARKTMREQIIEHKKRRIVRLGNHLTFLFEDELTIRYQIQEMLHIEKIFDEEGIQGELEAYLPLVPDGSNLKATMQIEYENEVERRAALARLIGVEDSVFVKVDGEEPSYAIADEDLERENNEKTSAVHFVRFELTPAMKARLRDGAALMIGCDHPNYPVDVQAIPDDVRQSLVKDLA